In the genome of Drosophila subpulchrella strain 33 F10 #4 breed RU33 chromosome 2L, RU_Dsub_v1.1 Primary Assembly, whole genome shotgun sequence, one region contains:
- the LOC119548638 gene encoding protein screw yields MFNLFVITNLICLVGGTTYLTTNSHIEMPIYQKRPLSEQMEMIDILDLGDRPRRQAEPNLHNSASKFLLEVYNEISEDQEPIEVLHQRHKRSLDDDILISNEDRQEIDSCNSILTFSSQVKPEELDNELDMHITFNTNDVPMDLSLVQAMLRIYKQPSLVERRENFTVSVYRKLDNRQDYSYRILGSVNTTSNQRGWLEFNLTQTLRTWLFNSRGLPRRNELRISIGDSQLSTFAAGLVAPQASRSSLEPFIVGYFNGPELLVKIQKLRFKRDLEKRKAGGGNPPPPPRPPVDLYRPPQTCERLNFTVDFKELHMHNWVIAPKKFDAYFCGGGCNFPLGTKMNATNHAIVQTLMHLKQPHLPKPCCVPTVLGAITILRYLNEDIIDLTKYHNAVAKECGCH; encoded by the coding sequence ATGTTTAACCTGTTTGTGATAACCAACCTGATATGTCTAGTGGGTGGCACCACATATCTAACCACCAATAGTCACATTGAGATGCCTATATACCAGAAACGTCCTTTGAGCGAACAAATGGAGATGATTGATATCCTGGATTTGGGTGACCGACCAAGACGTCAAGCAGAGCCCAATCTGCACAACTCAGCTTCGAAATTCCTGCTGGAAGTGTACAATGAGATTAGCGAGGACCAAGAACCCATAGAGGTTCTCCATCAGCGCCACAAACGTTCTCTGGACGATGACATTCTGATTTCCAACGAGGATCGTCAGGAGATTGACAGTTGCAATAGCATCCTTACATTTTCGAGTCAAGTAAAGCCCGAGGAACTGGACAACGAGTTGGATATGCACATAACCTTCAATACCAACGATGTGCCAATGGATTTGAGCTTGGTTCAGGCCATGCTAAGGATATACAAGCAACCCAGTTTGGTGGAACGGCGAGAGAACTTCACTGTGTCCGTGTACCGAAAACTGGACAATCGTCAGGACTACTCCTATCGCATCCTGGGCTCCGTGAACACCACATCAAATCAGCGTGGCTGgttggaatttaatttaacgCAAACTCTAAGGACATGGTTATTCAATAGTAGGGGTTTGCCGCGGCGAAATGAGCTGAGAATATCCATTGGTGACTCTCAATTGAGCACCTTTGCCGCCGGATTGGTGGCTCCACAGGCCAGTCGATCCAGTTTGGAACCCTTCATCGTCGGCTATTTTAATGGACCCGAGCTCTTGGTGAAAATACAGAAGCTTCGTTTCAAAAGGGATCTGGAGAAGCGAAAAGCTGGTGGAGGAAACCCACCACCTCCTCCACGGCCACCCGTCGATTTATATCGACCACCGCAGACCTGCGAACGCCTCAATTTCACCGTGGACTTCAAGGAGCTGCATATGCACAACTGGGTGATAGCGCCCAAAAAGTTCGACGCTTACTTCTGCGGCGGTGGCTGCAACTTCCCGCTGGGCACCAAAATGAATGCCACCAACCACGCCATCGTCCAAACTCTGATGCACCTCAAGCAACCACATCTGCCCAAGCCCTGCTGCGTGCCCACAGTTCTAGGAGCCATAACTATCCTGCGATATCTCAACGAGGACATCATCGACCTCACCAAGTACCATAATGCAGTGGCCAAGGAGTGCGGATGCCATTAG